GGCGATCCTCAAGGAAGCCGGCTACGTCGGCGCCGGCACCTGCGAGTTCCTCGTGGGCATGGACGGCACGATCAGCTTCCTCGAGGTCAACACCCGCCTGCAGGTCGAGCACCCGGTCTCCGAGGAGGTCGCCGGTGTCGACCTCGTCCGCGAGATGTTCCGCATCGCCGCCGGCGAGGAGTTGGGCTACGACGACCCGCCGCTGCGCGGCCACTCGATCGAGTTCCGCATCAACGCCGAGGACGGCGGCCGCGGCTTCCTGCCCGCACCCGGCACCCTCACGAAGTGGGATCCGCCGGCGGGCCCCGGCGTGCGTGTCGACTCGGGTTACGTCGAGGGTGAGACCATCCCCGGCGCGTTCGACTCCCTCGTCGCCAAGCTGATCGTCACCGGTGCCACGCGTGAGCAGGCCATCGAGCGCTCGCGGCGCGCGCTGGACGAGTTCGTCGTGGACGGCATGCCGACCGTCATCCCGTTCCACCGCGACGTGCTGGACAACCCGGCGTACAACGCGTCCGAGGGCTCGTTCGACGTCTACACGACGTGGATCGAGACCGACTACGACAACCAGCTCGAGCCCTACAGCGGCGGTCACGAGACCGACGAGGCCGGCGAGCGCGAGCGCGTCACCGTCGAGGTCGGCGGCAAGCGCGTCGAGGTCATCCTGCCCGGTGGCCTGGGCGCCAGCGCCGCCGCTGCGGGCGGCGGCAAGAAGGCCAAGCGCAAGGGTGGCAAGTCCGCCGGCGCCGCGGCCAGCGGCGACTCGCTGACGTCGCCGATGCAGGGCACCGTCGTCAAGCTCGCCGTCGAGGAGGGCCAGGAGGTCGCCGAGGGCGATCTGGTCGTCGTCATCGAGGCGATGAAGATGGAGCAGCCCATCAACGCCCACAAGGCCGGCTCGATCGTGGGCCTGGTGGCCGTCATCGGCGAGACCATCGGCGCCGGCGCCGTGATCGCCGACATCAAGGACGCCTGACCGTCCCGCAAACGCACGAAGCCCCGGCCTGCTGGCCGGGGCTTCGTCGTACGCGGGGGGTGCGAACCGGGTCGGATCAGGAGGCGCGGCCCTCGCCCGCGCGGGCGGCCGCGCGGGTGTCGGGCGAGAGGCCGGGCGTCGAGGCGGGGGCGTGGTGGTCGACCTCGCCGAAGGCGACGCCGGCCGCCCAGACGACGAGCGTGACGACGACCCACGTGCCCCAGCCGTCGATGTCGAAGCCCGAGTCCGGGACGATCACGTCGGTCAGCGCCAGTGCGATCGCGGTGAGCGCCAGGCCTCCGGTGATCGTCGAGACCCGCAGCCACCGGGAGTCACTCACGCGCAGCGCGGCCGTGCGCAGCACCACGCTGAGCACGGTGAACAGCACGACCGCGACGACCCACCAGGCGGGCGCCAGCGTGAAGCCTTGCAGGATCCACGCGGCGAGGCCGAGCGAGAGTGCGTTGGCCAGGGTGGCCGTGACGATCGTGATCCAGAGGCGGGCACTCAGCATGGGACGATCATCCCACTGCCGAATCTCAGAAGCCGAACCAGTCCGACTTCAGACCGAAGGCCCACCGGGCGTCGACGCCGGAGATGGTCTTGCTGGACTTCGACCCCTTGAGGGTCATCGAGACCACGCGGCCACCCTGGTTTCCGTGCCCGTTGCGCCGGGTGATCGTGACCGACTTCAGGGTCCCGATCGAGTACTTCTTCTGGATCGCGGCGGTCGTGACCGTCTGGCTCCAGGCGTGGTTCTTGTTGCCGCTCCAGGCGTCCCACGGGTCGCTGACGGGCTTGAGGTACGGGGTCGACCCCTGGTTGGTGAAGCCGCCCGACGAGCTGGAGAACTGCGTCAGCGCCGGCGCGCCCTGGTACGTCAGGATCTTGCCCGCCGTCCCCGCGATCGCCTCGTTGGTGCGCGGGTGCTCGTCGGCGTGGCCGCCGTAGACCTGGCACGAGACCGTGTCACAGATGTCGAAGTGCTTCTTCGAGCCCAGGTACCGCGAGCCGTACGTGCGCGCGGCGACCGACTGGGCCTTGAGCGCCTCCATGCTCCAGCTGGCGGGCATCTCGCGTGCCACGACGCCGCGCAGGTACGCCTCGAGGCTGAGCACGTTGACGGTGTCGCGCGTGGTGGCGGTGGGCCGCGCCGAGCGCAGCGCGCCGCGGTAGGCCCGCGTGGAGCCGTTCGGCAGGACGAGGCTGATCGTCGCCGGGCCCTCGAACTGGGCATCGCCGGAGAACGTGGTGTGGGCGTACCACTTCGAGCCCGACTTGTAGGACAGCGTGTTCTTCTTCGCGTCGCCCTTCGCCAGGTCGATGGACCAGGCGGAGACGGCGCGGCCGCTCACCGACGTCGGCAGCACGGACACGGCGTTTCCGGACAGGCGACGGAATTTCAGTCCCGACTTCGGCCGCACGTGCACCGAGTTGCCCGTGTCGGCCGTGATCTGCACCCGGATCGTGGCGGTCTTCGTGCTCAGCGTCGTGCCCGGGTAGTACTTGCGCAGGATCGCGTCGTACTTCTGGCCGGCGCGGGCGCCGCCCTCGGCGCCGTACTGGCTCATACCGATGCCGTGGCCGTAGCCGTGGCCCTTGAAGACGATCTTGCCGTTCGACGGCGTCACGGCGTTCTTGGCCGAGGGCTTCGGAGCCGGCTTGGGGGCCGGCTTCGGCGCGGGCTTCGGTGCGGCAGCCGGGACCAGCGGTCGGGTGAGGGCCGTCGCGAACGGGGCCTTCGTGTAGGCGCTGACCCGCTCCTTCGTGGGGTACGTGACGGCCACGCGGATCTGGTAGCGCGTGTTCGGCTTGAGCTTCGTGATCTTGACCGAGTTGGTGCGCGTCATCACGTAGCGCTTGCCCGTGGACTTGCCCGCCTGGACGATCTGCACCCGGTAGCCCGGAGCGCCCGCCTGAGCGTTCCACGTGAGCTTCAGCGCCTTCCGGCCGCGCGACGTGGCGCGGACGCCCGTGGGGGCCGTGAACGCCTTCGTACGGGCCGTCGGGAACGGCTTGGCCGTGTACGGGGTGAGCCGCTTCTTCGGCGACGGCTGGTAGACCGAGACCCGGAAGACGTAGACCCGGCGCGCGTGCAGCCCGGTGACGGTGGCCCGGTTGGTCGAGACGTTGTAGAACTTCGCGCCCTTCCCGCTGCCCGTCGGCGAGACCGCCAGGCGGTAGTGGGTGGCTCCGGCGACCTTGTTCCAGGTGACCGTCGCGGTGGTCGGCGCCGTGCTGACCTTCACCCCGGTGGGGGTCTTGAAGGTCTTCGGCGGTGCGGGAGTCGGCTTCGGCGCGGGCGCGGGTGCGGGAGCCGGGGCCGGGGCACCGGCCGCCGAGGTCGCCTTCGAGATGTACGTGTGCGCCCGGTCGCGCAGGCCGCCCACGGCACTGATCCAGGCGTAGCCGTACTTGCCCGGGCACGCGGTCGACTTCACGTCGCGGTGCCCGTTGATGACCTGGTACTTCTTGCCGCCCGCGGTGTAGGTGCCCTTGGCGTTGGCGCCGAAGAACTTCAGTCGCCAGCCGACCAGCTTGACGACGGCGGTCTTCAACGCCGCGCTGGGCTGCGCGTTGTCGAAGTGGCCCATCATCGAGACGCCGGTCGCGTACTGGTTCACGGCCTCGACGCCGGAGTGTGCGGCACGGACCTGCTTGGTCATGCCGCCCTTGCGGCCCTCGAAGATCTGGCCGAAGCGGTCGACCAGGAAGTTGTAGCCGATGTCGCACCAGCCGTGTCCCTTGACGTGGTACGACTGGTAGCTGCGCACGAGCGCGGCCGACTCGGCCTTCGTGTAGGTGTTCGAGCCCGCCGTGTGGTGGATGACGACGCCGAGCGCCTTCGGCCGCGTCACCGGGGCGCTGCAGCTGGTGCCGGCGCCGGCCTTCCACTGCGCGCGCGTGATGATCGAGGGCATCGGCACGACCTTGGGCGTGCCGTCGGCCGCGACCGACTCGGTGAGACCGTCCTGGGCGCCTTCCACGTCCTCCTGCGGCGCCTCGTCCGTGCCCGCCTCGACGGCGGGCTGGAACACGGCCGGGCTGAACGGCGTGACGATCTCCGACTTCCCCGGATCGATCGTCGTCACCTTGACGCCCGAGAGCGTGCCGGAGCCGGCCTTCACGTCGACGGCGATGCCGTCGGCGGGGGCGTCGGTCCACAGCGGCTCGGTGCCCGGGCGTCCGCCCTCCTTGCTCTCCTCGACGGCCAGCGTCTGCCAGGCGCTCCACGTGCCCTTCGTGCGCACCTGCACGCGCACCGACACGTCAGCGGCGTCGGCCGTGGCATCCCATGTCACGCCGACCATGCGGAAGGGGTCGACGGGCTTGCGCTCGACCGCACCGTCAGAGCCGTCCTGCGGAGTCGTCGCGACGGGGGTCTGCTCGACCTCGACCTCCTCGGAGACCGGAGCCTTCGTGGTCGCCTCGGCGGGCGTCTCGGCGACGGCCGGCGTGGGCCGCGTCTCGACGATGTCCGTCCCGGCGGCCTGCGCCGGGGCAGGCAGGAGCAGGGACGCTCCGACGAGAGCGATCGTGGTCAGACCGATGCTGCAGCGGGTCGGCCAGGAATGCATGGGGGAAGTCCATTCTGTGGCGGGTACAACTGGTGCTCGTGTGACGCAAGGAGCACACGCATCAGAACACACATCCGAGGGGCGTTCCAGCACTTCGGGTCTGACCTGCGAAACCACACGCGTGTGATTACAGCCGTGGCGGGTTGAATTTCAACTGAAGGTTCAGACTTGTCGATGCAGTCGGCGCGCGACCTCGCTGACGGTGCCCGACATGGACGGGTAGACGCTGAACGCGTCCGCGACGTGGTCGACCGTGAGGGACGCCGAGACCGCGACCGAGACGGTGTGGATCAGCTCGCTGGCACGCGGTCCGACCACCACTCCCCCGATCAGGGTGCCGATCCCCTGACGCGCGTACAGCTTGACGAAGCCGTCGTGGACGCCTTGCATCTTGGCCCGCGGGTTGGCCGTGATCGGCAGCATCGCCGTGTCGACGAGCAGGCCCTGCTCCTCGATCTGGCGTTGTCCGACGCCCACGGCAGCGATCTCCGGCGACGTGAAGATGTTGCTCGAGACCTTGCGCAGGTCCAGCGGGTGGACGGCGTCGCCGAGCAGGTGGGCCATGGCGATGCGACCCTGCTGGGCAGCGACGGACGCCAGCATGAAGACGCCGGTGCAGTCGCCCGCGGCGTAGACGCCGGGGATGTTCGTCCGCGAGACCTTGTCGACCGAGATGAAGCCACCGTCGTCGGTGTCGATCCCGACCTCCTCGAGGCCGAGGTCGGCGGTGTTGGGGATCGAGCCCAGCGCGAGCAGGCAGTGCGAGCCGGTGACGGTGCGGCCGTCGGTGAGCGTGACGACGACCCGGTCACCCTCGCGGCGCGTGGAGGCCATGCGGGACTTCCCCAGGACCTTCATGCCGCGGCGGGTGAAGACGTCCTCGATCAGGGTGGCCGCGTCGGGGTCCTCGCCCGGGAGCACCCGGTCGCGGCTCGACACCAGCGTGACCTCGGCGCCCAGGCCGTTGTAGGCGCTGGCGAACTCGGCGCCGGTGACGCCCGAGCCGACGACGATCATGTGCTCGGGCAGCTCGCGCAGGCCGTAGACCTGCTCCCACGTGAGGATGCGCTCGCCGTCGGGCTGGGCGTCGGCGCTGACACGCGGGTGGGCGCCGGTCGCGATGAGGATGCCGTCGGCGGCCAGTCGGATCTCGCCGTCGGGCGTCGAGGCGACGACCTCGCGCGCGTCGCTGATGCGGGCGGTGCCGCGCAGGATCGTGACCCCGGTGGAGGCGACGCGCTCGGCGATGTCGTCCGACTGCGCCTGCGCCAGGCCCAGCACACGGTCGTTGACCGAGGCGAGGTCGGCGCGCGGTGCGCGCGGCACCTCGACGCCCAGCTCGGCCGAGCGGCTGACCTCATGCAGGAGGTCGGACGTGGCGATCAACGTCTTGCTGGGAACGCAGTCGGTCAGGACGGTCGAGCCGCCCATCCCGTCGCGCTCGACGAGCGTGACCTCGGCGCCCAACCGCCGCGCGACCAACGCCGCTTCGTATCCGCCGGGTCCGCCACCGATGATCACGACATGAGCCATGCCTCGATTGTCCCGCACTCGACGACGGAGTCCCGCGGGGAGGGTCTCAGCGCGCGTAGCGCGGCAGCTGGGTGGAGAGCTCCTCGAACAGGGCACCGTTCAGGCCGAAGACGACCTTGACCTCCTCGACGACGCGCTGCTGGTCGCGCTCGGTGAGCGGCAGGGCGTCCAGCGAGGCGCGGTAGGCGTCCTTGTACGGCTTGGGCTTGGGCACGGAGTCGAACTGGTAGAACGCGATGCCCTGGCCCTCGGGGAGGTCGAAGGTGCGCGCCAGGATGCGGCCGATGGCCTGTCCGCCGGACAGGTCGCCCAGGTAGCGCGTGTAGTGGTGCGCGACGAACAGCACGGGATCGGCGGCGGACGCCTCGACCCGGGCGACGTAGCGGTCGACCGCCGCGCTCTGCACCGACGGCACGGCGCCGCCGGACCAGTACGCGAGGTCCTGGTCGATCGCGGCGAGGCGGTTGATGGAGGGATCGATCACGGCGCCGGCGATGGGGTCGTCGACCAGACCCGCGGCCACCGACTCGAGGGCGGCATAGATCGGACGGAGCATCGCGAGGTACTCGGTGTAGCCGGTCTCGTTGACCTGGCCGTCGAGCAGGCACGACATGAAGCTGGAGCCCTCGGCGTCCTTGTGCTCGGCCTGGGAGCCTTCGCGCATCAGCACGGACAGCCCGGTTTCGGTCGGCAGCACGGTCATGATCGCCCTCTCTGGTGGATGTGGCTCAATGATATGACACGTTGTCAGATCAAGATGACACTGTGTCTGAAAGACCACGATGTGGGACGACGATCAGGTGCCCGTCCGGGGTGTCGGTCAGGACGTGCACGGCGATGCCGTAGACCTCCTCGACACGCTCGGGCGTCAGAACCTCGGAGGGCGTGCCCACGCTGATCATCCGGCCACCGGCGAGCATCGCGATGCGGTCGGCCCGCGCCGCCGCCAGCGACAGGTCGTGCAGCACGACGATCACGGCGCGGCCCGCGGCAGCGAGGTCGCGGGCGACGACCATGACCTCCTCCTGGTGGCGCAGGTCCAGCGCGGCCGTCGGCTCGTCCAACAGGACGACGTCGGTCTGCTGGGCCAGCACGCGCGCCAGCGAGGCGCGAGCCTTCTCACCACCCGAGAGGGCCGTGAACGGGCGATCGAGCAGATGGGCGATGTCGGTGCGGTCGATGGCCTCGGCGATCGCCGCGTCGTCCTCCTGCGCCGAGGTGCGGCCGACCCACGGGGAGCGGCCCATCTCGACGACCTCGCGCACCGTGAACGGGAACGACACCTGGTTGGCCTGGAGCAGCACCCCGCGCGTGCGGGCCAGATCGGCGGCGGACCAGTGCGCGAGCGGACGACCCAGGAGCCGGACCTCGCCACTCTCGACCGGAACGTCGCCGGTCAGGGTGCCGAGCAGCGTGGACTTCCCGGCGCCGTTGGGGCCGACGAGAGCCAGCACCTCGCCGTGGTGGATGTCCAGGTCGACGCCGTGCACGATCTCGCGGCCGCCCAGGCGGCACGTGACACCGCGAACCTCGTAGGCGGCGGTCATGCCCACCCTCCGGCCTTCGCGCGCGTCGTGCGCACGAGGTAGAAGAAGAAGGGTCCGCCGATGAGCGACGTCAACAGACCGATCGGCAGGTCCGAGCCCGTGACGAGCGTGCGGGCCAGCAGATCGGCCCACACCAGCAGGGCGGCGCCGCCGAGCATGCTCGCCACCAGCAGCGTGCGGTGCGACGGACCCAGCAGCATCCGCACCAGGTGCGGCACCACGAGGCCGACGAACGAGATGATGCCGGCGAAGGCGACGGCGACGCCGGTGAGCAGGGCGACCAGCAGGATCGAGCCGACGCGCAGGCGCTCGACCCTCAGCCCGAGGTGCGCCGCCGTGCGCTCGCCCAGCGAGAGCAGGTCGTACCGGCGCGCCAGCAGGCAGCCGACCAGACACGTGGGCAGGCCGACGAGACCGACGATCAGCACCTCGCTCCAGCGCGAGCCGTTCATCGAGCCGAGCTGCCAGAACACGATCTGCTCGCGCGACCCGGTGTCGGCCGCGAACATGACCAGGGCGAGGCCGGCACCCGCGAACGCGTTGACGGCGATGCCGGTCAGCAGGAGAGTGACGACCTCCGTGCGGCCCCCGACCCGGGCGGTCGCGTAGACCAGGACGGTCGCCGCGAAACCGCCGATGAAGGCCATGATCGCGACGCCCCACCCACCGAACGCCGTGAGGCCGAACGCGATCGCGATGGCCGCACCGAGGGCGGCACCGGCGGAGACGCCGACGACTCCGGGCTCGGCCAGCGGATTGCCGAAGATCGCCTGCATCACGGCACCGGCGACCGCCAGCGTGGCACCGACCAGGATGCTCATGGCGACGCGCGGGAAGCGAATCTGCAGGAGCGTCTGCTCGATGATCGCGTCGTCGGGGCGCCACGAGGTGTCGATGCCGATGCCGTGCAGCAGAGCGCCCATGACGTCACGCGTACTGACGGGGAGCTGCCCCACGGACGCCGACACGAACGTGCCGCCCACCAGCAGAACGGCGAAGCCGACGATCACCAGGGTGCGGCGGCCCGCGCTCACCACGTCCGGATCACTTCTGGGCCTCCGGGACGTAGATCGCGCGGCCGAGCGCCTCGACGACACCAGCGGTCCGCGGACCGAACGCCAGGATGTCGCCGTCGGCCATGTCGACGAAGCGCTTGGTCTGGCCGGCGGGCGTCAGCGCGATCGCCGGCTTCTCCTCGAGCAGGCCGTCGACGCCGCCGGAGGACTCCAGTCCGTGCGTCATCAGCAAGATGAGGTCAGGCTTGGCCTTGATGATGGCCTCGTCGGTGAGCGGCTGCATCCCCTTCCAGCCCAGCTCCTTGGCCACGTCGACGCCGCCGAGCGACGCCACGAGGTCGCCCACGCCGGAGTCCTCGGCGAACAGGTAGTAGACGCCGGAGTTGCCACGCAGGTAGAGGAAGACCATCCGCAGTCGGTCGGACTTCTTCTCGGGGACGAACCGCTCGACCTCGGCGCGGGCGACATCGATGTCGGCCTGCAGGCGCTCGGCCAGCGCCGCGCCCGTCTTCGGCAGGCCCACGACCTCGCCGACGTCGCGGGCGAGCCGGGCCGCTCCATCGAAGCTGGACTCCTTCTCGACGAAGACCACGGGCACGCCGGTGTCGGCCAGCTGCTCGACGACGTCGCGCGGGCCCATCGAGCCGTCGGTGATGATGACGGTCGGCTTCTGCGCCAGGACGGCCTCGGCGTTGACGGCGTGGCCCTCGGAGGTGATGAGGGGCAGGTCCTCGGCGCCGGGGAAGTCGGTCGAGCGGTCGCGCGCGACGAGGTTGTCCCCCAGGCCGAGGCCGAAGAGGGTGGACGCGATCGAGCCCGACATGTCGAACGCGACGATGCGCGAGGTATCGGTGACCTTGACCTTCACGTCGCCGGACCGCACGTGCGAGACCACCGTGGCGGGCAGGGCTGCGGTCTCCCCCACGTCGACCGGCTCGACCTCGCGCTCGGCCAGCATCGCCGTACTGGGACCGGTGATCTCCTTCGGCGCCTGCGTCGCCTCGAGCTCGGACAGGGGCGGCAGGTCGACGCCCTGGCCGGGGTTACTGCCGTCGGCGACACCGCCACATGCGGCGAGGGACGCGGTCAGGACGATCGACGCCAGCACGCCGAGGAGGCGCCTCATGCCTTGACCTCCCGGCGGCGCATGATCAGGACGGTCGCGCCGATGGCGGCCAGCGCACCGAGCAGCGCGCCACCCACCCACGGGACCCACTGCGGCAGCGAGGTGCCCGACGCGGTGTCGAACTCGTCGGGCTCGAGGACCACGGCCTGCTGCTCCTCGTCGCTCGCCGGCGCCGCGGCCGCCCCGCAGTCCTTCGACACGGTGTAGGTCAGGGTCACGGGGTCCAGCGCCGTGCCGGCCTCGTAGTTCGGGAACGCGGCGCTGCCGGCACTGGTCAAGGTGGCCGGGACGTCGCTGATGGTCACGCGGCCGCCCTGCCGGCTGTGCTCGCCCGCGGCGAGGTCGAGGTCGGCGAACGGCACGCCCGTGAGGGTGCGGCTGTCGTCCTCGCCGGCCATCGCGGCGTCCATGGTGCCGCCGGAGTAGTCGACCGTGAGCACCGCGGCCTTCTCGTCGGCGAACCGGACGACCGGGTTCTCGATCACCGTGTCCAGCGCGCCGTCGTGGCCGGTGAACTCGATGGCGCCGCCGAAGCCGAGCTCGCCCGCGCGAGTCTTCTCGTCCAGCACACCGGCGCCCTTCGACCAGGTGAACTCGGGCGTCTCGTACCGGGCGCCGTCGCGCGTGGTCCAGTCGCCGTTGGCGATGGAGCCCGAGACGTAGGCGCGGAAGGACTCCTTGAAGCCCCAGTCGAGGCGACCGTCGGTCAGCCTGCAACCGACGATCTCCTCCGCCGCGGCGACGTCGATCACGACACCGCGATCGACCGAGCCCTGGAACGTCAGCGTGTGTTTCCCGGGCTCGACGGTGGCGGGGATCGTGCCGGTCCAGGTCGCCCGGCCCGTGGCGTCGGCGGTGACGTTCTCGGCCAGGACGACGGGCGTCGAG
Above is a window of Aeromicrobium senzhongii DNA encoding:
- a CDS encoding acetyl/propionyl/methylcrotonyl-CoA carboxylase subunit alpha; the protein is MSKPLQKVLIANRGEIAVRVIRAAKDAGIASVAVYAEPDRDALFVRLADEAYSLEGSTPGDSYLDIGKILAVAERSGADSVHPGYGFLSENAEFAQAVIDAGLTWIGPPPAAIDALGDKAKAKQIALKAGAPLAPGLKDAVESADEIIAFAQENGLPVAIKAVFGGGGRGLKVAKTMEEIPELYDSAVREAVAAFGRGECLVEKFLEKPRHVETQCLADQHGNVVVISTRDCSLQRRHQKLVEEAPAPFLSDDQVERLYTSSKAILKEAGYVGAGTCEFLVGMDGTISFLEVNTRLQVEHPVSEEVAGVDLVREMFRIAAGEELGYDDPPLRGHSIEFRINAEDGGRGFLPAPGTLTKWDPPAGPGVRVDSGYVEGETIPGAFDSLVAKLIVTGATREQAIERSRRALDEFVVDGMPTVIPFHRDVLDNPAYNASEGSFDVYTTWIETDYDNQLEPYSGGHETDEAGERERVTVEVGGKRVEVILPGGLGASAAAAGGGKKAKRKGGKSAGAAASGDSLTSPMQGTVVKLAVEEGQEVAEGDLVVVIEAMKMEQPINAHKAGSIVGLVAVIGETIGAGAVIADIKDA
- a CDS encoding phage holin family protein, which encodes MLSARLWITIVTATLANALSLGLAAWILQGFTLAPAWWVVAVVLFTVLSVVLRTAALRVSDSRWLRVSTITGGLALTAIALALTDVIVPDSGFDIDGWGTWVVVTLVVWAAGVAFGEVDHHAPASTPGLSPDTRAAARAGEGRAS
- a CDS encoding SpoIID/LytB domain-containing protein, with product MHSWPTRCSIGLTTIALVGASLLLPAPAQAAGTDIVETRPTPAVAETPAEATTKAPVSEEVEVEQTPVATTPQDGSDGAVERKPVDPFRMVGVTWDATADAADVSVRVQVRTKGTWSAWQTLAVEESKEGGRPGTEPLWTDAPADGIAVDVKAGSGTLSGVKVTTIDPGKSEIVTPFSPAVFQPAVEAGTDEAPQEDVEGAQDGLTESVAADGTPKVVPMPSIITRAQWKAGAGTSCSAPVTRPKALGVVIHHTAGSNTYTKAESAALVRSYQSYHVKGHGWCDIGYNFLVDRFGQIFEGRKGGMTKQVRAAHSGVEAVNQYATGVSMMGHFDNAQPSAALKTAVVKLVGWRLKFFGANAKGTYTAGGKKYQVINGHRDVKSTACPGKYGYAWISAVGGLRDRAHTYISKATSAAGAPAPAPAPAPAPKPTPAPPKTFKTPTGVKVSTAPTTATVTWNKVAGATHYRLAVSPTGSGKGAKFYNVSTNRATVTGLHARRVYVFRVSVYQPSPKKRLTPYTAKPFPTARTKAFTAPTGVRATSRGRKALKLTWNAQAGAPGYRVQIVQAGKSTGKRYVMTRTNSVKITKLKPNTRYQIRVAVTYPTKERVSAYTKAPFATALTRPLVPAAAPKPAPKPAPKPAPKPSAKNAVTPSNGKIVFKGHGYGHGIGMSQYGAEGGARAGQKYDAILRKYYPGTTLSTKTATIRVQITADTGNSVHVRPKSGLKFRRLSGNAVSVLPTSVSGRAVSAWSIDLAKGDAKKNTLSYKSGSKWYAHTTFSGDAQFEGPATISLVLPNGSTRAYRGALRSARPTATTRDTVNVLSLEAYLRGVVAREMPASWSMEALKAQSVAARTYGSRYLGSKKHFDICDTVSCQVYGGHADEHPRTNEAIAGTAGKILTYQGAPALTQFSSSSGGFTNQGSTPYLKPVSDPWDAWSGNKNHAWSQTVTTAAIQKKYSIGTLKSVTITRRNGHGNQGGRVVSMTLKGSKSSKTISGVDARWAFGLKSDWFGF
- a CDS encoding NAD(P)H-quinone dehydrogenase, whose protein sequence is MAHVVIIGGGPGGYEAALVARRLGAEVTLVERDGMGGSTVLTDCVPSKTLIATSDLLHEVSRSAELGVEVPRAPRADLASVNDRVLGLAQAQSDDIAERVASTGVTILRGTARISDAREVVASTPDGEIRLAADGILIATGAHPRVSADAQPDGERILTWEQVYGLRELPEHMIVVGSGVTGAEFASAYNGLGAEVTLVSSRDRVLPGEDPDAATLIEDVFTRRGMKVLGKSRMASTRREGDRVVVTLTDGRTVTGSHCLLALGSIPNTADLGLEEVGIDTDDGGFISVDKVSRTNIPGVYAAGDCTGVFMLASVAAQQGRIAMAHLLGDAVHPLDLRKVSSNIFTSPEIAAVGVGQRQIEEQGLLVDTAMLPITANPRAKMQGVHDGFVKLYARQGIGTLIGGVVVGPRASELIHTVSVAVSASLTVDHVADAFSVYPSMSGTVSEVARRLHRQV
- a CDS encoding heme oxygenase (biliverdin-producing), translating into MTVLPTETGLSVLMREGSQAEHKDAEGSSFMSCLLDGQVNETGYTEYLAMLRPIYAALESVAAGLVDDPIAGAVIDPSINRLAAIDQDLAYWSGGAVPSVQSAAVDRYVARVEASAADPVLFVAHHYTRYLGDLSGGQAIGRILARTFDLPEGQGIAFYQFDSVPKPKPYKDAYRASLDALPLTERDQQRVVEEVKVVFGLNGALFEELSTQLPRYAR
- a CDS encoding heme ABC transporter ATP-binding protein, which translates into the protein MTAAYEVRGVTCRLGGREIVHGVDLDIHHGEVLALVGPNGAGKSTLLGTLTGDVPVESGEVRLLGRPLAHWSAADLARTRGVLLQANQVSFPFTVREVVEMGRSPWVGRTSAQEDDAAIAEAIDRTDIAHLLDRPFTALSGGEKARASLARVLAQQTDVVLLDEPTAALDLRHQEEVMVVARDLAAAGRAVIVVLHDLSLAAARADRIAMLAGGRMISVGTPSEVLTPERVEEVYGIAVHVLTDTPDGHLIVVPHRGLSDTVSS
- a CDS encoding FecCD family ABC transporter permease; translated protein: MVSAGRRTLVIVGFAVLLVGGTFVSASVGQLPVSTRDVMGALLHGIGIDTSWRPDDAIIEQTLLQIRFPRVAMSILVGATLAVAGAVMQAIFGNPLAEPGVVGVSAGAALGAAIAIAFGLTAFGGWGVAIMAFIGGFAATVLVYATARVGGRTEVVTLLLTGIAVNAFAGAGLALVMFAADTGSREQIVFWQLGSMNGSRWSEVLIVGLVGLPTCLVGCLLARRYDLLSLGERTAAHLGLRVERLRVGSILLVALLTGVAVAFAGIISFVGLVVPHLVRMLLGPSHRTLLVASMLGGAALLVWADLLARTLVTGSDLPIGLLTSLIGGPFFFYLVRTTRAKAGGWA
- a CDS encoding heme/hemin ABC transporter substrate-binding protein, which codes for MRRLLGVLASIVLTASLAACGGVADGSNPGQGVDLPPLSELEATQAPKEITGPSTAMLAEREVEPVDVGETAALPATVVSHVRSGDVKVKVTDTSRIVAFDMSGSIASTLFGLGLGDNLVARDRSTDFPGAEDLPLITSEGHAVNAEAVLAQKPTVIITDGSMGPRDVVEQLADTGVPVVFVEKESSFDGAARLARDVGEVVGLPKTGAALAERLQADIDVARAEVERFVPEKKSDRLRMVFLYLRGNSGVYYLFAEDSGVGDLVASLGGVDVAKELGWKGMQPLTDEAIIKAKPDLILLMTHGLESSGGVDGLLEEKPAIALTPAGQTKRFVDMADGDILAFGPRTAGVVEALGRAIYVPEAQK